A genomic window from Acidobacteriota bacterium includes:
- a CDS encoding DUF2911 domain-containing protein produces MSSTKSGLLVCGLGACLLVPVAAGAQQGSADSAPVDVVRTELTLNLRPVAVSFEPGLDAGDPVYRGLLTANDSASSTRVRVGEIEAMPRLRIGTLDGSQPGGSESPDPATKTLELWLARTAGGWSVDLRGKPDADRDETGDAGEDGHEAGADADAAGRDTTVLGQVALARAAAGMQEAFSAALVPTGESTGQLVLRWRDHRWAADFRFADPPEPDEGEEEEAPELAEESDEANAAVVESEGDETEGEEPEEDEGPRVANETESLRFDSDTSAGARFLRLSERHESAVELPGDARLAVLFWQEQSADLEDFAGVETLAEGEVVRLTRAAVIRLRNETPLRFGDVTLPTGNLAPGFAGSYGLWLKRSGSGWRLVFNHEADSWGTQHDPAFDAAEIDLAYSQDGLDTRPLGAALVPATADAGRLVIHWGVHEWAADYTIPE; encoded by the coding sequence ATGTCTTCGACGAAGTCAGGTCTGCTGGTGTGCGGACTCGGCGCGTGCCTGCTGGTTCCGGTTGCCGCCGGGGCCCAGCAGGGCAGTGCCGATTCCGCGCCGGTGGACGTCGTCCGCACGGAGCTCACCCTGAACCTGCGCCCGGTCGCGGTCTCCTTCGAGCCGGGACTCGACGCCGGTGACCCCGTTTATCGGGGGCTGTTGACGGCTAACGATTCCGCGTCGAGCACGCGGGTCCGCGTCGGCGAAATCGAGGCCATGCCGCGGCTGCGCATCGGTACGCTCGACGGTTCGCAGCCCGGCGGCAGCGAGTCGCCGGACCCCGCCACGAAGACCCTGGAACTGTGGCTGGCGCGCACCGCCGGCGGTTGGTCGGTCGACCTGCGGGGGAAACCGGACGCCGACCGGGACGAGACGGGCGACGCTGGGGAAGACGGGCACGAGGCGGGCGCGGACGCCGACGCCGCCGGGCGGGACACGACCGTGCTCGGTCAGGTCGCGCTGGCCCGTGCGGCCGCGGGCATGCAGGAGGCCTTCTCTGCCGCGCTGGTTCCCACCGGGGAGTCCACCGGGCAGTTGGTGTTGCGCTGGCGCGACCACCGCTGGGCGGCCGATTTCCGCTTCGCCGATCCTCCGGAACCCGACGAGGGCGAGGAGGAAGAGGCGCCGGAGCTGGCGGAGGAGAGCGACGAAGCCAACGCGGCTGTCGTCGAGTCGGAGGGGGACGAAACGGAAGGGGAAGAACCGGAGGAGGACGAGGGCCCTCGCGTTGCCAACGAGACGGAATCGCTTCGGTTCGACTCCGACACGAGCGCCGGCGCCCGCTTCCTGCGGCTCTCCGAGAGGCACGAATCGGCCGTCGAGTTGCCGGGCGACGCGCGCCTCGCGGTGCTCTTCTGGCAGGAGCAGAGCGCGGATCTCGAGGACTTCGCCGGGGTCGAGACGCTGGCTGAGGGAGAAGTCGTGAGGTTGACGCGCGCGGCGGTAATTCGGCTCCGGAACGAGACCCCGCTACGTTTCGGCGACGTGACGCTTCCGACCGGCAATCTCGCCCCGGGGTTTGCCGGCTCGTACGGCCTGTGGCTGAAGCGGAGCGGGAGCGGGTGGCGCCTCGTCTTCAACCACGAGGCGGACTCGTGGGGCACGCAGCACGATCCGGCCTTCGACGCCGCCGAGATCGACTTGGCCTATTCGCAGGATGGGCTCGACACCCGCCCGCTCGGCGCCGCTCTCGTGCCGGCAACGGCTGACGCCGGTCGGCTGGTCATTCATTGGGGCGTCCACGAGTGGGCGGCCGACTACACGATCCCGGAGTGA
- a CDS encoding DUF1592 domain-containing protein → MRKCIPRIGILYAGLVLAASAGLPAELSAQEPASPPASAGAPAAAEVPAGATDSRQLLNRYCVTCHNDRLETAGLTLQELDTLHVAEGAETWEKVVQKLRTGTMPPSNRPQPPAEARQAMLEWLETSLDAASEANPNPGRTETLRRLNRTEYQNSIRDLLALDIDATTLLLPDESGYGFDNVTVGNLSPALLDRYISAARKISRLAVGAQQESVESAVIRVPPDTTQEAHVPGLPIGTRGGVVVSHTFPQDGQYDIQVLLARNRSGNIGGLRDPRSHELQFLLDRMPIASFTIARPEGNDDTLLDRNLKVRVPVAAGPHQLGVTFARDGDSVPETERQPLQSHFNETRHPRQTPAVYQVTVTGPYAPQGATETPSRNRIFVCRPDGSADEEPCAREILSTLMRRAYRRPVSVEDLEGPLAFYREGRAAGDFDSGIEKALGAVLINPEFLFRVELDPLDIAGGAYPIGDLELASRLSFFLWSSVPDDELLDAAVRGELSNPDELERQTRRMLADPRSYNLASNFAGQWLQLRNLVSVSPNPRLFTDFDDNLRRAMREETERFFDSVLREDRGVAELLDADYTFLNERLAKHYGIPGVYGTRFRRVQLDPESRRGGLLRHGSILSVTSYATRTSPVIRGVWVLSNIFGAPPPPPLPNVPALEENEVVANLPMRERLAAHRSNPVCANCHRTIDPVGFALENFDAVGRWRDHEGDTASIDVSGGLPLVGEFNGIDGLEAGLLTRTDLFAGTIAEKLLTFALGRGVEYYDQPTIRRILRATEQDGYRLSSLVVEIVKSVPFQMRRSS, encoded by the coding sequence ATGCGGAAGTGCATCCCCAGGATCGGAATCCTGTACGCGGGGCTGGTCCTGGCGGCGTCGGCGGGTTTGCCCGCCGAACTCTCCGCACAGGAGCCGGCTTCGCCGCCGGCGAGCGCCGGCGCGCCGGCGGCAGCCGAGGTGCCGGCCGGTGCGACCGACAGCCGGCAGTTGCTCAACCGCTACTGCGTGACCTGCCACAACGACAGGCTCGAGACAGCGGGTCTCACCCTGCAGGAACTCGATACGCTGCACGTCGCCGAGGGTGCCGAGACGTGGGAAAAGGTGGTGCAGAAGCTGCGCACCGGCACCATGCCGCCGTCCAATCGGCCGCAGCCGCCCGCCGAGGCCCGTCAGGCGATGCTCGAGTGGCTGGAGACGTCGCTCGATGCCGCGTCGGAGGCGAATCCGAATCCGGGTCGGACGGAGACGCTCCGGCGTCTCAATCGCACCGAGTATCAGAACTCCATCCGCGATCTGCTGGCGCTGGACATCGACGCCACCACGCTGCTGCTGCCGGACGAGAGCGGATACGGTTTCGACAACGTGACGGTGGGGAATCTCTCGCCGGCGCTTCTGGACCGCTACATCTCCGCGGCGCGCAAGATCAGCCGGCTGGCCGTCGGCGCGCAGCAGGAATCCGTCGAGAGCGCCGTGATCCGCGTGCCTCCGGACACCACGCAGGAAGCGCACGTGCCGGGGCTGCCGATCGGCACGCGGGGCGGCGTGGTCGTGTCGCACACCTTCCCGCAGGACGGACAGTACGACATACAGGTGCTCCTCGCCCGCAATCGCAGCGGCAACATCGGCGGCCTGCGCGATCCGCGGTCGCACGAGCTGCAGTTCCTGCTCGACCGCATGCCGATAGCGAGCTTCACGATCGCGCGGCCGGAAGGCAACGACGACACGCTGCTGGATCGGAACCTGAAGGTACGCGTGCCCGTCGCCGCCGGTCCGCACCAGCTCGGCGTGACGTTCGCGCGGGACGGAGACTCGGTGCCCGAGACCGAGCGCCAGCCCCTGCAGTCGCACTTCAACGAGACCCGGCATCCCCGGCAGACGCCCGCCGTCTACCAGGTGACGGTGACCGGACCGTACGCGCCGCAGGGCGCGACCGAGACGCCGAGCCGCAACCGCATCTTCGTCTGCCGGCCGGATGGGTCGGCCGACGAAGAACCGTGCGCGCGGGAGATCCTCTCGACCCTGATGCGCCGCGCCTACCGCCGGCCCGTTTCCGTGGAGGACCTCGAAGGGCCGCTGGCCTTCTACCGCGAAGGGCGCGCGGCGGGCGACTTCGACAGCGGTATCGAGAAAGCGCTCGGCGCGGTCCTCATCAATCCGGAGTTCCTCTTCCGCGTGGAGCTGGATCCGCTGGACATCGCCGGCGGCGCGTACCCGATAGGCGATCTCGAGCTGGCGTCCCGCCTGTCGTTTTTCCTGTGGAGCAGCGTCCCGGACGACGAGCTCCTCGATGCCGCGGTTCGCGGCGAGTTGAGCAATCCCGACGAGTTGGAGCGGCAGACCCGCCGGATGCTGGCCGATCCGCGCTCCTACAACCTCGCGAGCAACTTCGCGGGACAGTGGCTGCAACTCCGCAACCTGGTCTCCGTCAGCCCGAACCCGCGCCTGTTCACGGACTTCGACGACAACCTGCGCCGGGCGATGCGGGAGGAGACGGAGCGCTTCTTCGACAGCGTGCTGCGCGAGGACCGCGGCGTGGCGGAGCTGCTCGACGCGGACTACACGTTCCTCAACGAGCGGCTCGCCAAGCACTACGGCATTCCCGGCGTGTACGGGACGCGCTTCCGCCGCGTGCAGCTCGATCCGGAGAGCCGGCGCGGCGGGCTGCTGCGGCACGGCAGCATCCTGTCGGTGACCTCTTACGCAACGCGCACCTCGCCGGTGATCCGCGGCGTGTGGGTGCTGTCGAACATCTTCGGTGCGCCGCCTCCGCCGCCGCTGCCGAACGTGCCGGCGCTCGAAGAGAACGAGGTCGTCGCCAACCTGCCGATGCGGGAGCGGCTCGCCGCACACCGCAGCAACCCGGTCTGCGCGAACTGTCACCGCACCATCGATCCGGTCGGTTTCGCGCTCGAGAATTTCGACGCCGTCGGCCGCTGGCGCGATCACGAGGGCGACACCGCGTCCATCGACGTCTCCGGGGGCCTGCCCCTGGTGGGTGAGTTCAACGGGATCGACGGCCTGGAAGCGGGACTGCTGACCCGCACCGACCTGTTCGCCGGCACGATTGCCGAGAAGCTGCTCACGTTCGCGCTCGGGCGCGGCGTCGAGTACTACGACCAGCCGACCATTCGCCGGATCCTGCGCGCCACCGAGCAGGACGGTTACCGCCTGTCGTCGCTCGTAGTGGAAATCGTCAAGAGCGTTCCATTCCAGATGAGGAGATCGTCATGA
- a CDS encoding DUF1552 domain-containing protein, which translates to MIITKKALPRRTFLRGLQATLALPLLDAMVPAATALANTPARPVSRLGFVFIPMGCDHGRWTPAEDGPLGQLTPILSPLEPVKEQLTVVTNLELQLSYPGTHDTSNSGFLSAAYAKHTESSDYHLGTTVDQIAAKKIGRDTQLPSLELSMDLNPLAGVCNNGYACVYQNCLSWSSPTTPLPSEAHPRIVFERLFGEGGTAAERQAALRSRGSLLDSFSADIARLKREVGAADRVRVDQYIDSVREIERQIQRAENSAIDNEMPDVDRPVGVPASFADHARLMFDLQALAFQADITRVVSFQLTRELSNRTYPEIGVPDPHHPTSHHGNDPEKLLKISMINTFHLSLFAEFLEKLKNTPDGDGSLLDNTVYMYGSGMGNSSLHDHENLPILVTGGAACGMNGGQHIRYDKGVSLGNLHLTLLDRVGVHLDSFGDGDGRIERLVDAVPV; encoded by the coding sequence ATGATCATCACGAAGAAGGCCCTCCCGCGGCGTACTTTCCTGCGCGGGCTGCAGGCCACCCTGGCGTTGCCGCTGCTCGACGCGATGGTGCCCGCGGCGACCGCGCTGGCCAACACGCCGGCCCGTCCGGTGTCGAGGCTCGGCTTCGTGTTCATCCCGATGGGATGCGACCACGGGCGCTGGACGCCGGCCGAGGACGGGCCCCTGGGGCAGTTGACCCCGATACTGAGTCCGCTCGAGCCGGTCAAGGAGCAGTTGACGGTCGTCACCAACCTTGAGCTGCAGCTCTCGTATCCGGGGACGCACGACACGTCGAACTCCGGATTCCTCAGCGCGGCCTACGCCAAGCACACCGAGAGCTCCGACTATCACCTGGGGACGACGGTCGACCAGATCGCGGCGAAGAAGATCGGGCGGGACACGCAGCTTCCCTCGCTGGAGCTGTCGATGGACCTGAACCCGCTCGCCGGGGTGTGCAACAACGGCTACGCCTGCGTCTACCAGAACTGCCTGTCGTGGTCGTCGCCGACCACGCCGCTGCCGTCCGAGGCGCATCCGCGCATCGTCTTCGAGCGCCTGTTCGGCGAGGGCGGCACGGCCGCCGAGCGGCAGGCGGCACTCCGGAGCCGAGGCAGCCTGCTCGATTCGTTCAGCGCCGACATCGCGCGCCTGAAGCGCGAGGTGGGGGCGGCCGACCGCGTGCGCGTCGACCAGTACATCGACAGCGTCCGCGAGATCGAGCGGCAGATCCAGCGGGCGGAGAACAGCGCCATCGACAACGAGATGCCTGACGTGGATCGCCCCGTCGGGGTTCCTGCCTCGTTCGCGGATCACGCGCGGCTCATGTTCGACCTGCAGGCGCTCGCTTTCCAGGCGGACATCACGCGTGTAGTCAGTTTCCAGCTCACCCGCGAGCTGAGCAACCGCACGTATCCCGAGATTGGGGTGCCGGACCCGCACCACCCGACCAGCCACCACGGGAACGATCCGGAGAAGCTGCTGAAGATCTCCATGATCAACACGTTCCACCTGTCGCTGTTCGCCGAGTTCCTCGAGAAGCTGAAGAACACGCCGGACGGGGACGGGTCGCTGCTCGACAACACCGTCTACATGTATGGCAGCGGGATGGGCAACTCCAGTCTGCACGACCACGAGAACCTGCCGATCCTGGTGACCGGCGGTGCCGCGTGCGGCATGAACGGCGGGCAGCACATCCGCTACGACAAGGGTGTCTCGCTAGGCAACCTGCATCTGACGCTGCTCGACCGGGTGGGCGTGCACCTGGATTCGTTCGGCGACGGCGACGGCCGGATCGAGAGGCTGGTCGACGCGGTGCCGGTCTAG